Proteins co-encoded in one Desulfobacterales bacterium genomic window:
- a CDS encoding gamma carbonic anhydrase family protein: MLYRFDGKQPIVGETSYVSELASVIGEVIIGEHCYIGHGAILRGDYSRIEIGDGTSVEEGAVIHAPPNEVNRIGNHVTIGHGVMAHGKSIGDHALIGMGAVISVWSELGEWVAIGEGTVVKRGQIIASGMVAAGNPARIIRELAQRDKEVSIKHNQLYMDTAKKYLRYGLEPVKARE; this comes from the coding sequence ATGCTTTATCGTTTTGACGGCAAGCAACCGATAGTTGGAGAAACCTCCTATGTCAGCGAGCTTGCCAGCGTCATTGGAGAGGTGATCATCGGGGAACATTGCTATATCGGGCACGGCGCCATATTAAGGGGAGATTACAGCAGAATTGAAATAGGAGACGGCACGTCGGTTGAAGAAGGCGCCGTTATTCACGCGCCTCCCAACGAAGTAAACAGAATCGGAAACCATGTCACGATCGGCCACGGGGTTATGGCACACGGAAAGTCTATCGGTGATCATGCCCTGATCGGCATGGGGGCAGTCATCAGCGTATGGTCTGAACTCGGCGAGTGGGTGGCTATCGGGGAGGGAACCGTTGTCAAACGGGGGCAAATCATTGCTTCCGGAATGGTTGCTGCCGGAAATCCGGCGAGAATCATTCGCGAATTAGCCCAAAGAGATAAGGAAGTCTCAATCAAGCATAACCAACTGTATATGGACACGGCTAAAAAATATTTAAGGTACGGCCTGGAGCCTGTTAAGGCAAGGGAATAA
- a CDS encoding acyl-CoA dehydrogenase family protein → MELEVYQDRQILKDAVKNFIQRDYSEGMIGQLVLHRESLSEFNHQLSNLDITGICFPEKYGGVNLGPVETAIVVEELSRYAIDLGMALGLNLAAGMMVLRYGNESQKNHYLPGLISGEMTACIAYTEPFSLGDVDNINHRIVEENEHLMINTDAIYCEQRELSKGILLIPAKQGGEIVFALIPLTCMKAGEPVDLLGRKILGQIKYGPQEIRCGAAHLFGQGHAMVTDLMNWLKFFNTVCCVGNMRTVVEKAIQYAKEREQFGKPIGTFQAIQHLLVDAKIGLDCASLYGRWLAWLLTENDNDSLPITAEINMANAYVTEAYVNAVNTGMQVMGGFGYMEESHMERYARDARMTTYAVEDGFSQKMRVADALQQTQVHATMKRKGDQHALSF, encoded by the coding sequence ATGGAACTGGAAGTATATCAGGACCGGCAGATCCTGAAAGATGCCGTAAAAAACTTTATTCAGAGAGACTATTCAGAGGGAATGATCGGGCAACTGGTCCTTCATAGAGAGAGCCTTTCTGAATTCAATCATCAATTATCCAACTTGGACATAACGGGAATCTGCTTTCCCGAGAAATACGGCGGGGTAAACCTCGGCCCGGTTGAAACCGCCATTGTCGTTGAGGAGCTATCCCGTTACGCCATCGATCTGGGCATGGCCCTGGGCCTGAACCTGGCGGCCGGCATGATGGTGTTGAGATACGGCAATGAAAGCCAAAAAAACCATTACCTGCCCGGATTGATCTCAGGAGAAATGACCGCCTGCATCGCTTACACGGAACCGTTTTCTCTCGGCGATGTCGACAACATCAATCACCGCATTGTAGAAGAGAACGAGCATCTGATGATTAACACGGATGCCATCTATTGTGAGCAAAGAGAGTTGTCCAAAGGCATCTTGCTGATACCTGCAAAACAAGGCGGGGAAATCGTTTTTGCCCTGATACCGTTAACCTGCATGAAAGCCGGTGAACCCGTCGACCTGTTGGGAAGGAAAATTCTCGGGCAGATAAAATATGGTCCCCAGGAAATTCGCTGCGGTGCGGCGCATCTCTTCGGCCAGGGGCATGCGATGGTGACCGATCTAATGAACTGGTTGAAATTTTTCAATACGGTATGTTGTGTGGGGAACATGAGAACCGTGGTTGAAAAGGCGATTCAATATGCCAAAGAACGGGAACAATTCGGCAAGCCCATCGGGACATTTCAGGCGATTCAGCATCTCCTTGTCGATGCCAAAATCGGGCTCGACTGCGCCTCGCTTTACGGGAGATGGCTTGCGTGGCTGTTAACAGAAAACGATAACGACTCCCTGCCCATTACCGCGGAAATCAACATGGCCAATGCGTATGTCACGGAAGCATACGTGAACGCCGTTAATACGGGAATGCAGGTAATGGGCGGGTTCGGGTATATGGAAGAAAGCCACATGGAACGATATGCCAGAGACGCGCGAATGACGACCTATGCCGTTGAGGACGGCTTTTCACAGAAGATGAGGGTTGCCGACGCATTGCAGCAAACGCAAGTCCACGCAACCATGAAGCGGAAGGGAGATCAACATGCTTTATCGTTTTGA
- a CDS encoding acyl-CoA dehydrogenase family protein, translating into MMEFGLTGEQQKFLKEVAQFCEAECGAVPIEELEEKGVDPEALEAKIAAKGWYGLPYPKEYGGMGKGYFDIGLLIEELARGGYPYPGRLQLTTMIGLNILKNGTRSQKLNILPKVSRGESTLSISVTEPDSGSDIASLKTKAVENKGGYLLSGQKLYNSCSAGDKNTIMVAARTDATVPVHKGLTMFLVPANSPGLTFRRLHSMGRKIGGLYEVFFDDVRVPRESVLGEVNKGWAVLTGGFNVERAIISAGLIGFARRMFNDLLKNVNDRYGPSVNPERRGAVMCRVAEFASQIQAAKLLTDQALRSADKHDLSIETVCQCKIVGSELVKKLGDFCAEVAGGKGYLMSSLVQWYFRESRIVTIGGGSSQVMRNVAGAQLGLK; encoded by the coding sequence ATGATGGAATTCGGGTTAACAGGAGAGCAACAAAAATTTTTAAAAGAGGTCGCGCAATTTTGCGAGGCGGAATGTGGGGCTGTTCCTATCGAAGAACTGGAAGAAAAGGGGGTTGATCCGGAGGCGCTGGAGGCCAAAATCGCCGCCAAGGGATGGTACGGCCTGCCATATCCAAAGGAATACGGCGGCATGGGGAAGGGATATTTTGATATCGGGCTTCTGATTGAAGAACTAGCTCGGGGGGGATATCCCTATCCGGGAAGACTGCAACTGACCACCATGATCGGACTCAATATTCTGAAAAACGGTACGCGGTCTCAAAAGCTGAATATTCTGCCAAAGGTTTCCAGGGGGGAGTCGACCCTGTCCATCTCGGTGACGGAACCCGATTCCGGGTCGGATATCGCCTCGCTGAAAACCAAAGCGGTGGAAAATAAGGGGGGATACCTTCTGAGCGGTCAGAAATTGTACAACTCCTGTTCGGCCGGAGACAAAAATACCATCATGGTGGCGGCCAGGACGGATGCCACGGTGCCGGTTCACAAGGGGCTGACCATGTTTCTGGTGCCCGCGAACAGCCCCGGGTTGACCTTTCGCCGGTTACACTCCATGGGCCGAAAGATCGGAGGGCTCTATGAGGTGTTTTTCGATGATGTCCGGGTTCCAAGGGAGTCCGTTCTCGGCGAAGTCAACAAAGGGTGGGCGGTTCTGACCGGCGGCTTCAACGTGGAAAGGGCTATCATATCCGCGGGACTTATTGGATTTGCACGGCGTATGTTTAACGACCTTCTCAAAAATGTAAACGATCGGTACGGCCCTTCCGTGAATCCTGAACGCCGCGGCGCCGTGATGTGCCGAGTGGCGGAATTTGCGTCCCAAATTCAGGCGGCGAAGCTGCTCACCGATCAGGCATTGCGATCGGCAGATAAACACGACCTCTCCATCGAAACGGTCTGCCAGTGCAAAATCGTCGGGAGCGAACTGGTCAAAAAACTCGGTGATTTTTGCGCCGAGGTTGCCGGCGGAAAAGGGTATCTGATGTCCTCACTGGTTCAGTGGTACTTCAGGGAAAGTCGAATTGTAACGATTGGCGGCGGATCGTCCCAGGTGATGAGAAATGTCGCTGGTGCGCAGTTGGGGCTTAAATAA
- a CDS encoding transposase family protein has product MKKHLSFAALKASMAEHFRQIQDPRQPGKVDHCMHDVLMSGFAMMFFQDPSLLAFQKRLQDGIQQNNLSKIFGVDSIPKDSQMREILDGIPTETFGDIFPDFLSRLQHSRQLDQYQFLEEKYLVPLDGSEYFSSEKISCPYCLKTEPSKGKPRYHHQILQAVIVHPDMRQAIPLFPEPVQNSDGYTKQDCETNAGKRIVEKIRKTHPKLSIIITGDDLYSKQPFIDAVKENGMSYILVAKPTDHKILFEWVAEITALGEDEHLEFKDLKGRRHRYQWINDVPLNGSRNADQVNFFQYWLIDKKGKTTYHNSWVTDLPVSSKNIRDMVKGGRARWKIENETFNTLKNQGYHIEHNYGHGQQYLSMNFFVLNLLAFFVHQILELCDLPYQQCRTKFSSRKEYWNQLRCTFRIILFRDFNHMLDYIFDPPMVRAP; this is encoded by the coding sequence GTGAAAAAACATCTGAGCTTTGCCGCATTAAAGGCCTCCATGGCCGAGCACTTCCGGCAAATCCAAGATCCCCGCCAGCCGGGGAAAGTGGATCATTGCATGCACGATGTGCTCATGAGCGGCTTTGCCATGATGTTTTTCCAGGATCCGTCCCTCCTCGCCTTTCAAAAAAGATTGCAAGACGGCATCCAGCAAAACAATCTTTCCAAGATCTTCGGCGTCGATTCCATTCCCAAGGATTCCCAAATGCGGGAGATCCTCGACGGCATCCCGACCGAAACGTTCGGCGATATCTTCCCGGATTTTTTAAGCCGCCTCCAACACAGCCGGCAACTGGACCAATATCAGTTCCTGGAAGAAAAATACCTGGTCCCACTGGACGGCTCCGAATATTTTTCCTCCGAAAAAATAAGCTGCCCCTACTGTTTGAAGACCGAGCCTTCCAAGGGGAAACCGCGCTATCATCACCAAATCCTTCAGGCCGTCATTGTCCATCCCGACATGCGCCAGGCAATTCCCCTTTTTCCGGAACCTGTCCAGAACTCAGACGGATACACCAAGCAAGACTGCGAGACGAACGCGGGCAAAAGAATCGTTGAAAAAATCAGAAAAACGCACCCCAAACTCTCCATCATCATCACAGGTGATGACCTTTACTCCAAACAGCCGTTTATCGATGCCGTCAAGGAAAACGGCATGTCCTATATCCTCGTAGCTAAGCCCACCGATCACAAGATTCTGTTCGAGTGGGTCGCCGAGATCACCGCTCTGGGCGAAGATGAACATCTTGAATTCAAAGATCTTAAGGGCCGGCGCCACAGGTACCAGTGGATAAACGACGTACCGCTCAATGGATCCCGGAATGCCGATCAGGTCAACTTTTTCCAGTACTGGCTCATCGATAAAAAGGGAAAAACCACTTACCACAACAGTTGGGTAACTGATTTACCCGTCTCCAGCAAAAACATCCGGGACATGGTGAAAGGCGGCCGCGCCCGGTGGAAAATTGAAAACGAAACCTTCAATACCTTGAAGAACCAAGGCTATCATATTGAGCACAATTACGGACACGGTCAGCAGTATCTTTCGATGAACTTTTTTGTCCTGAACCTGCTCGCGTTTTTTGTCCATCAGATCCTTGAACTGTGCGATCTGCCATATCAGCAGTGCCGCACTAAGTTTTCATCCCGAAAGGAATACTGGAATCAATTGCGATGCACTTTCCGAATCATCTTGTTCCGGGACTTTAACCATATGCTGGATTATATATTTGATCCGCCAATGGTAAGGGCTCCGTAA
- a CDS encoding YibE/F family protein yields MTHSQRDLLFSIVIAAVCIGLFFIDITHIPSGQAGLHARGRITAVDNSHVRTNLIVRTESQFLTVRLLDGPYKGRDLPVTNMLTGKMEFDEFYEIGGIVLVEYDVVEGKPGNGLARGHYRLRMQMVLIGLFGLLLIAVAGVTGLKAALSFIFAAMVLWKLFFPLLLAGYPPLITGLSIVTLLIGVITFSVGGLNRRGMATFAGSMLGVLLTCGLAVWFAHAFRLHGAIRPFAEALLYSGYLDLRLTDIFIASVFIASSGAVMDLAMDIAASMDEIKRKHPGIGLVEHIQSGLRVGRAVVGTMTTTLLLAYSSSHITLFMLFMAKGLPAANILNAPFVAAEVLNILVGSFGLIAVAPFTAVVSGLIYRTGRSVNGAAIQTIQGELAGNKSGSE; encoded by the coding sequence ATGACCCATTCGCAGCGGGACTTGCTATTTTCAATCGTTATTGCGGCCGTTTGTATTGGACTTTTCTTTATCGACATAACGCATATTCCGAGTGGTCAGGCCGGGCTTCACGCGCGCGGCCGGATTACCGCGGTTGACAACAGCCATGTGCGCACGAATCTAATCGTCAGAACCGAAAGCCAATTTCTGACCGTGCGGCTTCTGGACGGTCCTTACAAGGGCCGGGATTTGCCTGTCACCAACATGCTCACCGGTAAAATGGAGTTTGATGAGTTCTATGAGATTGGGGGGATCGTGCTCGTAGAATATGACGTTGTCGAAGGAAAACCCGGAAACGGTCTGGCCCGTGGTCACTACCGGTTACGAATGCAGATGGTATTGATCGGTCTTTTCGGACTACTCCTGATAGCGGTTGCCGGCGTAACGGGACTCAAGGCCGCTCTTTCCTTTATCTTTGCCGCCATGGTGCTCTGGAAACTTTTTTTCCCCTTGCTCCTGGCCGGATATCCGCCGCTTATCACCGGTCTCTCCATCGTCACCCTGCTGATTGGGGTGATCACCTTCTCGGTGGGTGGCTTGAACCGGCGGGGAATGGCCACCTTTGCCGGTTCGATGCTGGGAGTCTTGCTTACCTGCGGGCTTGCGGTCTGGTTCGCTCACGCCTTTCGCCTTCATGGGGCCATCCGGCCTTTTGCCGAGGCCCTTCTCTATTCTGGGTACCTTGATCTGCGACTGACCGATATCTTTATTGCCAGCGTGTTTATTGCCTCCTCGGGCGCTGTCATGGACCTTGCCATGGATATCGCCGCCAGTATGGACGAGATCAAACGCAAGCACCCCGGTATCGGCCTGGTGGAACACATTCAATCGGGGTTGCGCGTCGGGCGGGCGGTTGTCGGCACCATGACCACTACCCTGTTGCTGGCCTATTCGAGCAGTCACATCACCCTGTTCATGCTTTTCATGGCCAAGGGGCTGCCCGCGGCCAATATACTCAATGCACCGTTTGTGGCCGCCGAAGTGCTGAATATTCTGGTGGGTAGTTTCGGACTCATCGCAGTGGCGCCTTTTACCGCGGTTGTTTCCGGCCTGATTTATCGGACAGGGCGGTCCGTGAATGGGGCTGCTATCCAAACTATTCAAGGTGAGTTGGCAGGGAATAAGTCAGGCTCTGAATAG
- a CDS encoding alkaline phosphatase codes for MKVMKSGMMVRMATWVVAMTLAATVAMADSPKYIFFFLGDGMSSAQIQATEAYLATKYAIDNGLPVGPNSGELSAEHLLKAENRLNMSKMPVQGMQTTYDAFALQTDSASSATAFACGLKTRSGVIGMNDVKTESYKSVAQLAHEEGKKVGILSSVSLDHATPAAYYASVPSRGDMNGIATQMAESDYEFFGGGGLAQPESPNNIWDLLAANGYEVRNTRESILSLKDASRDKVVCINPILPGAAAMPYAIDQPVENLSLAEMTEVAIENLSDNRWGRGGKKGFFIMVEGGKIDWACHANDAMATIGDMIDFDNAIGVAQNFYKKHPAETLIIVTGDHETGGMTVGHATTGYKAYYDRLLGQVKSFENFEAAEWAEHKAAYGPSYDYTPANNLASNGDMVDLMLDVFGLDYDALNAYQKEKLEDAYDKSMCGTNDNSTDENKLLYGGYNPIIVTITHILNEQASIGWTSYSHTGVPVPVFAQGREAARFAGFYDNTDIAKKLARVMDIRESLPVAK; via the coding sequence ATGAAGGTAATGAAATCTGGAATGATGGTTCGCATGGCAACGTGGGTTGTCGCGATGACCCTCGCGGCAACAGTGGCGATGGCCGATTCGCCGAAATACATTTTCTTTTTTCTTGGCGACGGCATGTCGAGTGCTCAGATTCAGGCGACGGAAGCCTATTTGGCGACCAAGTACGCGATCGATAATGGCTTGCCGGTAGGCCCGAATTCGGGGGAATTGAGTGCCGAGCACCTGTTGAAGGCCGAAAATCGGTTGAACATGAGCAAGATGCCCGTGCAAGGGATGCAGACGACCTACGACGCCTTTGCCCTTCAAACCGACTCGGCTTCTTCGGCTACGGCCTTTGCCTGCGGCCTCAAGACCCGAAGCGGCGTGATTGGCATGAATGACGTCAAAACCGAGAGCTACAAAAGTGTGGCTCAACTGGCCCACGAGGAGGGTAAAAAAGTGGGGATCCTCAGCAGTGTGTCCCTGGATCACGCCACTCCCGCGGCGTATTACGCCAGTGTTCCCAGCCGCGGCGATATGAACGGTATTGCTACCCAGATGGCCGAGTCCGACTATGAATTTTTTGGCGGCGGCGGGTTGGCTCAACCCGAATCGCCCAATAATATTTGGGATCTGCTCGCTGCGAACGGTTACGAGGTGCGCAACACGCGCGAGTCGATTCTATCCCTGAAGGACGCGAGCAGGGATAAAGTGGTATGCATCAATCCCATCCTGCCGGGTGCCGCCGCTATGCCGTATGCGATCGACCAGCCTGTCGAAAACCTTTCCCTTGCGGAGATGACGGAAGTGGCGATTGAGAACCTCTCGGACAACCGGTGGGGAAGGGGCGGAAAGAAAGGGTTTTTCATCATGGTCGAGGGGGGCAAGATTGACTGGGCCTGCCATGCCAACGACGCCATGGCCACTATCGGTGATATGATTGACTTTGATAACGCGATTGGCGTAGCACAAAATTTTTATAAAAAACACCCGGCGGAAACCCTGATCATCGTCACCGGCGACCATGAGACCGGCGGCATGACCGTCGGGCATGCCACCACGGGATACAAGGCGTACTATGACCGATTGCTCGGTCAGGTCAAGAGCTTCGAGAACTTTGAGGCAGCCGAGTGGGCCGAGCATAAAGCCGCCTACGGCCCCAGTTACGACTATACGCCGGCCAACAACCTCGCGAGCAATGGGGATATGGTCGATTTGATGCTGGACGTCTTTGGCTTGGACTATGATGCCCTGAATGCTTATCAGAAAGAAAAACTTGAGGACGCCTATGACAAATCCATGTGCGGAACCAACGACAACAGCACGGACGAAAACAAACTGCTCTATGGCGGATATAACCCGATCATCGTAACGATTACGCATATTCTTAACGAGCAGGCCAGTATCGGCTGGACCTCATACTCCCACACTGGCGTGCCGGTTCCGGTTTTTGCTCAGGGCCGTGAAGCCGCGCGGTTCGCCGGTTTTTATGACAACACGGATATCGCCAAGAAACTCGCCAGGGTGATGGACATTCGTGAATCTCTTCCGGTGGCAAAATAA
- a CDS encoding acetate--CoA ligase family protein: MKTPHPISPAAKKPGIDFAAITCRFRQAAEEGRFFLFEQEVYDLLSKSGAETPPRCQFLRNGTHYADSALTGMPGERVVLKIVSTTLVHKSEVGGVRVVDNTPNKIRSAWRRMTHEVAETYADWISRHSNLSPIEYRGLTGNALLAAVSRDIRGVLMVQYMPPDSAAFGNELIVGIRWSREFGMILNAGLGGTDTELYARKFKKRQAVVSASTVMTDGPAFFKLFQNTLAYRKLAGLTRAQRRIVTDEQLLECFSSFIAMANYFSPANPEAPFVIEELEINPFAFTDFLMVPLDGLCRFSMPPARRIARPVKKIENLLHPERIGIIGVSASRMNFGRIILKNILAAGFHSKDVAIIRPGLTHVDGVRCVPDLSSLNAPLDLLVVAVAASQVPAIAAEVIARNSARAVMLIPSGIGEKKGSETLAKQLDERIREAHLQPEGGPVFLGSNCLGVVSHPGRYDTLFIPEEKLPKRRGSHRRTAAFISQSGAFMITRISRNPCLDPAYMISLGNQTDLTLGDIMTYLKDSPLLHTIAVYAEGFKDQDGLDFARAVRDAVRMGKEVVFYKAGRTPEGQMATSGHTASLAGDYTVCESCICQAGGMVAQTFTQFEDLFMLSHRLHGKTIRGNRLAAVSGAGFEAVGMADSIQSDDYAMQLAVFGPDTAQAIKQVLREKKLNELVDIKNPLDINPAADDAAHAAIVNILLQDPGIDAVVAGLDPLSPATYTLAGDMKYALNAENSIARLLPEIAARSEKPVIGVVDGGSLYDPLVARIESSGLPVFRSSDRAVAAIALYISGRLASVRIRSSDAISF, encoded by the coding sequence GTGAAAACCCCCCACCCCATTAGCCCGGCAGCCAAAAAGCCCGGTATTGATTTTGCCGCCATCACGTGCCGGTTTCGGCAGGCGGCCGAAGAAGGCCGGTTTTTTCTCTTTGAGCAGGAGGTCTATGATCTATTAAGCAAATCCGGCGCTGAAACGCCGCCCCGGTGCCAATTTCTGCGAAACGGAACGCATTACGCCGATAGCGCGTTGACGGGCATGCCCGGAGAAAGAGTGGTTCTGAAAATTGTCTCGACGACTCTTGTTCATAAGTCCGAGGTGGGCGGCGTGCGGGTCGTGGACAATACACCGAACAAAATCCGTTCGGCATGGCGCCGAATGACCCATGAGGTGGCCGAAACATATGCCGACTGGATCAGCCGGCATTCGAACCTGTCCCCGATTGAATACCGCGGATTGACCGGCAACGCCTTACTTGCCGCCGTTTCCCGGGATATTCGGGGCGTTTTGATGGTGCAGTATATGCCGCCGGATTCGGCGGCATTCGGCAATGAACTTATTGTCGGTATTCGCTGGTCCCGCGAATTCGGCATGATTCTCAATGCCGGTCTGGGCGGGACGGACACGGAGCTTTATGCCCGAAAATTCAAAAAAAGGCAGGCGGTGGTGTCCGCCTCCACGGTGATGACGGACGGACCGGCGTTTTTCAAATTGTTTCAAAACACCCTTGCTTACCGAAAGCTGGCCGGTTTGACGCGCGCCCAGCGCCGAATCGTCACGGACGAGCAGCTTCTGGAATGCTTTTCTTCGTTTATCGCCATGGCGAATTATTTTTCACCGGCCAATCCCGAAGCGCCGTTTGTGATTGAAGAGCTTGAAATCAATCCCTTTGCCTTTACGGATTTTCTCATGGTGCCCTTGGACGGCCTGTGCCGGTTTTCCATGCCTCCTGCCCGACGCATTGCCCGGCCGGTGAAAAAAATCGAAAATCTATTGCATCCCGAACGGATCGGTATCATCGGGGTGTCCGCATCCCGAATGAATTTCGGCCGCATCATTTTAAAAAATATTCTTGCCGCCGGATTTCATTCCAAAGATGTTGCGATCATTCGGCCGGGGCTGACGCATGTGGACGGCGTCCGGTGCGTTCCGGATCTATCGTCTTTAAACGCGCCGCTGGATTTATTGGTGGTTGCGGTGGCGGCTTCTCAAGTGCCGGCGATTGCCGCCGAGGTCATTGCGCGAAATTCGGCCCGCGCAGTGATGTTGATACCCAGTGGGATCGGTGAAAAAAAAGGAAGCGAAACGCTGGCGAAACAATTGGACGAGCGCATTCGCGAGGCCCATCTTCAGCCGGAGGGCGGCCCCGTGTTTCTGGGGAGTAATTGCCTGGGGGTCGTGTCGCATCCGGGCCGGTATGACACGCTCTTTATTCCGGAGGAAAAACTCCCCAAGCGGCGGGGAAGCCACCGTAGAACCGCGGCCTTTATCAGTCAGAGCGGGGCGTTTATGATCACCCGCATCAGCCGTAACCCCTGCCTGGATCCCGCGTACATGATCTCCCTCGGTAATCAGACCGATCTGACGCTGGGGGATATAATGACCTACTTAAAAGATAGTCCCCTGCTTCACACCATTGCCGTGTATGCGGAAGGATTCAAGGACCAGGACGGCCTTGATTTTGCGCGAGCGGTCCGCGATGCGGTGCGGATGGGCAAGGAGGTCGTTTTTTACAAGGCCGGTCGCACGCCTGAAGGGCAGATGGCCACATCGGGGCATACCGCTTCGCTTGCGGGTGATTACACGGTCTGTGAATCGTGCATATGCCAGGCGGGCGGCATGGTGGCTCAGACTTTCACGCAATTTGAAGATCTTTTCATGCTCTCCCACCGGCTCCATGGCAAAACCATCCGCGGAAACCGTCTGGCTGCGGTCAGCGGCGCCGGATTCGAGGCCGTGGGCATGGCGGACAGCATTCAATCGGATGACTATGCCATGCAACTGGCCGTGTTCGGACCGGATACGGCGCAAGCAATCAAACAGGTGCTGCGAGAAAAAAAACTCAATGAACTGGTGGATATCAAAAATCCGTTGGACATCAACCCGGCGGCCGACGATGCCGCTCATGCCGCGATTGTGAATATTCTTCTTCAAGACCCCGGTATCGACGCCGTCGTAGCGGGGCTCGACCCGCTTTCACCGGCCACCTATACGCTGGCCGGGGATATGAAATATGCCCTGAATGCGGAAAACAGCATCGCCCGGCTGCTGCCCGAAATCGCGGCGCGAAGCGAAAAGCCGGTCATCGGCGTTGTGGACGGCGGAAGCCTTTATGATCCGCTTGTAGCCCGCATTGAATCGTCGGGATTGCCGGTGTTTCGTTCCTCTGATCGCGCGGTGGCCGCCATTGCCCTCTACATTTCGGGGCGGCTGGCGTCGGTACGCATTCGATCTTCCGATGCCATATCTTTCTGA
- a CDS encoding indolepyruvate oxidoreductase subunit beta — protein MREKNKTTNVIVVGTGGQGVVLASEILSDVAMRCGFDAKKSEIHGMSQRGGIVTSHVRFSKKVASPLIMEGEADILLSFELAEAVRWLHFLRPEGRVITSLQKIIPPAVYAGMGRYPENAVDMLRERTPNPILVDALPMADALGNPRLVNTILLGIASNLLNLPVDQWQAVIAERVPPKFKALNLLAFGKGRQIQ, from the coding sequence ATGCGGGAAAAAAATAAAACAACCAATGTGATCGTCGTCGGCACCGGCGGCCAGGGAGTGGTTCTGGCCAGTGAGATTCTTTCCGATGTGGCGATGCGATGCGGTTTTGATGCCAAAAAAAGTGAAATTCACGGCATGAGCCAGCGGGGCGGGATTGTCACCAGTCATGTGCGCTTCAGCAAGAAGGTGGCTTCCCCCCTGATTATGGAGGGAGAGGCAGACATTTTGCTGTCCTTTGAATTGGCTGAAGCGGTCCGGTGGCTTCACTTTCTAAGGCCCGAGGGCCGGGTGATCACCAGCCTTCAGAAAATCATTCCGCCGGCCGTTTATGCCGGCATGGGCCGGTATCCGGAAAATGCCGTGGATATGTTAAGGGAGCGGACGCCAAATCCCATTCTCGTGGATGCCTTGCCGATGGCGGATGCGCTCGGCAACCCCCGGCTGGTCAATACGATTTTGCTGGGAATTGCTTCCAATTTGCTGAATCTGCCGGTGGACCAGTGGCAGGCGGTGATCGCCGAGCGGGTGCCGCCTAAATTCAAGGCGTTGAATCTGCTGGCATTCGGTAAGGGCCGACAGATTCAATAG